From Vigna unguiculata cultivar IT97K-499-35 chromosome 5, ASM411807v1, whole genome shotgun sequence, the proteins below share one genomic window:
- the LOC114184557 gene encoding uncharacterized protein LOC114184557: protein MEGYRRCNNCGKEGHFGKDCPNLARAATRPPVQTPHQHQRRDRGLVRTSSFCARCLVEVEGRRYRVNLICLPLQELEVILGMDWLSANRILIDCREKKLFFPNTEEPGLVSSQGVMKELHEGTQCYVIFKHLEVEGGETTSIIPVVQDFEDVFSEEVSRLPPRREVEFSIDLVSGTGPVSMAPYRMAPAELVELKKQIEELMAK from the exons ATGGAGGGTTACCGcaggtgcaacaactgtggcaaggaaggccactttgggaaggattgtcCCAACCTTGCTAGGGCAGCAACACGCCCGCCAGTTCAGACCCCTCACCAGCACCAGCGGAGAGATAGAG gtttggtcaggacgtcgtccttttGTGCTAGGTGTCtggtggaggtagagggacgcaggtacaGGGTCAACTTGATTTGTCTGCCTCTACAAGAGTTGGAGGTGATAttaggaatggattggctctctgccaatcgtaTTCTTATAGATTGCCGAGAGAAGAAACTGTTTTTTCCCAACACAGAGGAGCCTGGGTTGGTATCTTCTCAGGGTGTTATGAAGGAACTCCATGAAGGCACACAGTGTTACGTGATCTTCAAACATCTGGAGGTGGAGGGAGGAGAGACGACGTCAATAATACCAGTAGTGCAGGACTTTGAGGATGTGTTTTCGGAGGAAGTATCAAGGTTACCGCCCCGCAGAGAGGTAGAGTTCTCTATCGATCTAGTGTCGGGGACAGGTCCAGTATCGATGGCTCCCTACCGCATGGCTCCAGCAGAGTTGGTTGAACttaagaaacagatagaggaaTTGATGGCGAAATAG